The Sporosarcina sp. FSL W7-1349 genome contains the following window.
AACTGCCTCCCCGGTCTGGCCATCCGTGAGCGCATAGCCGAGCATTGAATCCACCCCTTCTTTCGGGCTTGTGAAATCCGTAAAGTAATACATATGCCCCGTCTCGTCGAACACCGGGCTGACATTCGATTCCGTCCCTTCATCCGAAGGCAGTTTCACGTCCTTCTTCCCGACAACCGAATTCCAGAAGCCATGGACGTACTTTCCGAAGTAGCTGTTCTGCAAGCTGACCGCTTCCGGGGAAACCGCCCCGTCAATGAATTCCGGCACATCCGACAGGGCGTACTTCTTCGTCTCACCTGTCGCCGGGTCCGCCATCACGATCCCTTTCACGTCAAACCCATTCCGGGCTGTAATAAAATCCCCGTACGTCCGGATATAATGCGGTTTCCCTTCCTCGTCAATCTCCAGTTGGACATCCCCGTAGAAGATCAAGTCCGGGTAATCCATCCGAATATGGCGTTCCACTTGTTTGTGGAAGAAGGAGGACGGGGTATAGGCCATTTCCGATTTGACAAATTTCGGATTATCCGCCGAATCGGTCGCGCTCATCGTGAAATAACCCGGTGTCGTCTTCCCGTTCAGCCATTTGAAAAAGCCCGAAAATTCGACAGGCGCGATGTAGACGAAGTCGCCGTTCACTTTCTGGATCTGCAAATGCCCGAGCTCATAATAGCTCGTGTTCGGCACTTGGCCGAATGCCTTTTTCATTTTATTCCGCGCGAATTTCGGCGGAACGCTTGCGGGGGTCTTCGTCTCATCAAATGCTTGGATCTCCACTTGCTGGTCCATCTCCACCGCCTTGTATTTCTGGTTGGCATTGAACAGCGGCGCGCTAAGCATATACACTCCAAGGATTAGCGTGCCAAGGAACAGAACACCTTTCAAGAAGCGCTCCTTGCCAGTCGCTGCCAAGGTTCCCAATAGAGCCGCCACTACAAGTACAATCCAAAGGGATGTCCAATTCCTGTCCATGTTGGTGATGTAATAGAATGCGAAGATAGCGAGCGCTGCAACAATCACCAAGCCAGCCGACGCTTGCCATTTATTGAAATGAAGCCGTGTGTCTTTCTCCTTTGCCGCTGACGTTAAAGGTACAACGATCAACATCGCTAGAATTCCTGCAACAATCGAAAAAATAAGCAAATTGATCATATGAAACACTCTTTTCCGTATTAAGATTTGGTTATCTATTATACGATGGAAAGACCGGAACGTTTCATCGGATTGTTGAAACTTTTCAAATGGGCAGGTCGTAAGAAAGAAAAGCGGAAAGGGGAACTGGCATGGGAAGGAATTTATATGACGAAACGATTGCCACGGGGAAGATGAAGCCGAAGTGGTTCTTTTATTTAATCATCATCGCGATCTTTTTAGGATCGGGGCTCTACGCGACAGGCTATGCCACTTATTCATTTCTCGTCATGGGCGAATGGTGGATGGTTCTTCTATTCGGCAGCTTTTTCGCTTTATTCCTTGGAATTGCCTTCAAGATTTACCGTCTGACGCAAAATAAAAAGCCGACGAAGATCATTGCGGTGGCAGAGGAGGAAGCGTACACCATTTACGCCATCAATGAATGGACCGAAGAGGAGAAGGTGACAAAAATCCACTACGGGACCATGGATCGGATACTGATCGGCGTTTGGACAAATCGCGGATTCAAAGGCCGAAAAAGCGATTACGTCGGAGCCCGGCTCATCATTCGCCACCCTGACGCGGACGGAGAAATGATCTATACTTCTTCTGTTGTTTTCGACGAAGAGGTCCTGACCGGGTGGAATGAACGGATCCAAGAGTTCGCCATCCCCGCGTCCATTACGTCCCTCATCATTTCGGAAGTGCTGCCGGAACAATTCGACACGCTCTTCCAAACAATCGACGCCCAGCCTTTTGATGGCAGCTTCTCAGTCAAAGAGTTTTTTGAGAGACAGGATCAGCTTGTCATGTGGCATGCGGATAGGGACCCTCTTTCAGATAGAATATAAGTAAAAAGCACAGATTGAACTCTGCGCTTTTTATTGTCTGGGCTAGATATTCGTTCATCCACAGTCTGTGCCGATAGCGAAACTGGATGACTTGTAAGCAACCCAAGGGCAGGCGCAATCAAGGTCAAGTGAAATACAACGAATAACCCCAATTCCGATACATCGCTATGCAAAAATGACGCCTGATAATTGTAGATTAACAAAGCTGTGTATTTTTACTATAAAAATACCCTTTAGACAAAGCATATCCAAAGGGTAAAGTACCATATCCATCGTGACTTTATGTTACAGAAATTTTCGAACACTTCTGTCACTGTAGCGCTAACCAGTGGGCTGTCTTTTCTTCATAGTGGTGCCCAGTATGATCAAGGTAACATAGATTACGATGGCAATTGAATCTATAAACGTATTCCTGAGTGCTGAAACTTCAAGTAGTGCCGTTATGCCAAGAATGACCATCAATCGGACGATTAGGATGGCCACGATCATCCATGCAGCAAAATGGACCTTCGATCGCTCACTTTGAAATGACATGAATATGAATGCGATGCCGAAGACCAGATTTTCCGCCGTTATAATGTGCCAAACATACGTAAATACCGTCCGGGTATCTATCGGCATGGCTCCAAAGTCGAGCGTCGGCAGCACAACGGATTGCCCGTTCCATGCATGCGTGACGGCAAACAGCACCGCAAGAATGCCTGCAATCAGATAATAAAAATTCCTAACCTTGATGTTGATCACAACCCTCCTCAAATATTTTTGGTTCAACCTCTCGGATATCCTTGTAAAGTTCACGGACGAATTCTGCCAACCTTTGATCGCTTTCGTTATTAAAATCTCTTAACGTTTCAGCTGCTATATCGAGTAGCTGAATGACCTTTTCCAGATGCTTAATCTTCTTGCGCGTTGCTGCGTTCTTGGCATCAAGAAACGCAGCAACCTCTTCGCAGTATACGGAATCCATGCTTTCCATCTTGTGGAAACCAAATTTCCCTTTGATTTCGTCAAGAGAAAAGTCCGCATACCGCATAATCTGAACATTCATCAAGTCTATGAGGTCCTCCTTCGAATACCTGCGGTACCGATTGTCTTTCCGAGACGGCGAAATAATCCCGATCCGGTCATAATACCGAAGTGTATCCTTAGACATCCCAAGTATCTGCGAAGCCTCTTGTATAGAATAAAGTTTTTCCATGAATCCAGAATAACATTTGAGTTGACTCCAGTGTCAATTCATTTTTTTGAATTCCTTTTTAAATCAAAATATTATGCCCGGTGCATTTTTCGATTAAACGCTACCTCGCCCCTCTCCCATATTCGGTCGAGCTTCTTCCATTTCCGCAAGTGGACGTTTTATCATTTCTTTTAATGTCTGTTTGGTATCGGTTGGTTAACCTGTTTCAATCGTCTCTGGGTTTTGTGCTTTTTTTGATTTGGGAAATACCGCTTGAAATGGCGATCCTACGGTTTTCAAACGTGAATGAAGATTATTTGAAAGAAATCAAAGGCATATAAATCCCGACACCGGATTTTGAATTAATGCGGGATCAGCACTGCAAATGGCGCCGTATACGAAAAAGGACTCCCTCGATCAGGAAGTCCCTTCGTTTAATCAAACCGAAACAGGTTCTCTATTCAATGGTTCCAAGTCCACTTCAAAGCCAAGATCTTCGAGCATTTGGCGATCGCGGTCGCTTTCTTGCCCTTCTGTCGTCAAATAATCCCCGATGAAAATCGAATTCGCCGCGTAGAGTCCCAGCGGTTGCAAGCTGCGCAAGTTTACTTCGCGGCCTCCGGAAATCCGGATTTCCTTCGAAGGATTGATGAAGCGGAACAGACTTAATACTTTCAAGCAATAGCGCGGGTTTAATTCATCCGTCCCGCCGAGCGGTGTCCCCTCCACTGCATGGAGGAAATTCACCGGGATTGAATCGGCGTCGAGCGCATGAAGGCTGCGTGCCATCGAAACAACGTCTTCTTTCGTTTCGCGCATCCCGACGATGACACCCGAGCAAGGGGAGATGCCCGCGTTTTTTGCCAGGCCGACCGTATTTACCCGATCATCGTATGTATGCGAAGTCGTGATGTTCTCATGATGATTGGCGGATGTGTTCAAATTGTGATTGTATCGGTCGACGCCAGCTTCTTTCAGCCGTACCGCCTGCTCCGGCTTTAGGATGCCGAGGCATGCGCAGATCGTCATGTCTTGATGTCTTGACTTGATTTCCTTTACGGAATCAATGACAATTTCCAATTCGCTGTTAACCGGCCCGCGTCCGCTCGCCACGATGCAGTATGTGCCCGCGTTGACTGCAGCTGCGCGCTCGGCGCCCGCCACGATCTCTTCCTGTTTCATCATGGCGTATTTCTCAACAGGTGCCTTGGACACGATGGACTGCGCACAATAGCCGCAGTTTTCCGGGCAGAGACCGGATTTCGTATTGATGATCATGTTCAGCTTCACTTTATTCCCGAAGTGATGTTTGCGAATTTGGTACGCTCCGTGCAGAAGCGGCAATAAATCCTCATCTGGACTGTCTAGGATGGCCAGCGCCTCTTCGTCCGTCAATTGGTAGCCCTTCAGCACTTGTTCGGCCAACTTGTTATAATCCCTCATTTATCCATGCCTCACTTTCAATATCTTATACATGCGATGACCGAAAATCCCAGCCAAAACCGCAAGCAAGATGTCTTTTGGCAGCGGCGGCATCATCCAAATCCAAGCTACTTTATACGTAAACGCATCTGGGGCCGCTGCCCAGAACTTATACGCAAAATACAACCAGTTCGTGCCTAGGACGTAGTTGACCACCATCGCGGCAAGAGCAGCTACGATGTACCTTTGCAATTTCCCGTTTTTCTCTACGATTTCCCCTGCTACATACGCTGTTAAGATGAAGGACACGACAAATCCAAATGTCGGATTTAAGATAAACCCGAATCCGCCTTGGAATTTCGAAAATACCGGTGCCCCTGCGAGTCCGATACACATATAGACCGTCATCGCAATTGCGCCAATCCGACTTCCAAGTAGAAGCCCGGCGAGAATCGCAAAGAACGTCTGCAAAGTGATCGGCACTCCACCGATAACAAGAAACGGTACAAACGACGTAATATTGGCACCGATCATCATCAGTGCGGCAAACATCCCACTATACACAAGCGTCAAGGCACTTATGCCACTTTTCGACTTCACTGTTGCTGTCCCCACTTCCCACACCCCCCCGCGTTCAGTTATCTTTATCAGAATAAAATATAACTCATTTTGTGTCAATGTAATATTAAATATAGTTAACACATAGAGTGTCTTAAAAGTGGCCTGATCGTAAACATGCCTGATTAGAAAGCTAGCCCCGAGCCAAGATTTAATAATTTCCTGACAAAAAAAAAAAAACGGATGGCTTATCGCCACCCGTCAGTTTTTTCCTCCTTCATTTTTCGGGAAAAGGAAAAACGAAATGCCCCCGCTCACGATCATTGCTCCAATGGTAATGAATACACGAGATGTCGGCGGGACTTCCTGATAATTTTTACTCAACATCATCCAGCTGAACCCGCCGACAACGAACATAATCGGGATGATAAATTTCAAAGCTCTCAATCATTTCACCCTCTGCTTGCTTTGTTCTGATGCTTTCTATAATACCACACTCCTGGAACAGAATTCGCTTTTGGTAAAACAGACCCTACTCCTCCTAATCCGATACATTACTCGGGATTTTCAGAAAAGACTTGACGTCAGGGCTTTTTAACGATACGATGTTTTCAACAATTCAAATAAAATAATGATTCTTATCAAGAGAAGCTGAGGGAACTGG
Protein-coding sequences here:
- a CDS encoding MerR family transcriptional regulator; protein product: MEKLYSIQEASQILGMSKDTLRYYDRIGIISPSRKDNRYRRYSKEDLIDLMNVQIMRYADFSLDEIKGKFGFHKMESMDSVYCEEVAAFLDAKNAATRKKIKHLEKVIQLLDIAAETLRDFNNESDQRLAEFVRELYKDIREVEPKIFEEGCDQHQG
- the bioB gene encoding biotin synthase BioB, whose protein sequence is MRDYNKLAEQVLKGYQLTDEEALAILDSPDEDLLPLLHGAYQIRKHHFGNKVKLNMIINTKSGLCPENCGYCAQSIVSKAPVEKYAMMKQEEIVAGAERAAAVNAGTYCIVASGRGPVNSELEIVIDSVKEIKSRHQDMTICACLGILKPEQAVRLKEAGVDRYNHNLNTSANHHENITTSHTYDDRVNTVGLAKNAGISPCSGVIVGMRETKEDVVSMARSLHALDADSIPVNFLHAVEGTPLGGTDELNPRYCLKVLSLFRFINPSKEIRISGGREVNLRSLQPLGLYAANSIFIGDYLTTEGQESDRDRQMLEDLGFEVDLEPLNREPVSV
- a CDS encoding biotin transporter BioY; its protein translation is MGTATVKSKSGISALTLVYSGMFAALMMIGANITSFVPFLVIGGVPITLQTFFAILAGLLLGSRIGAIAMTVYMCIGLAGAPVFSKFQGGFGFILNPTFGFVVSFILTAYVAGEIVEKNGKLQRYIVAALAAMVVNYVLGTNWLYFAYKFWAAAPDAFTYKVAWIWMMPPLPKDILLAVLAGIFGHRMYKILKVRHG
- a CDS encoding histidine kinase encodes the protein MRALKFIIPIMFVVGGFSWMMLSKNYQEVPPTSRVFITIGAMIVSGGISFFLFPKNEGGKN